A genome region from Struthio camelus isolate bStrCam1 chromosome 26, bStrCam1.hap1, whole genome shotgun sequence includes the following:
- the LOC138062289 gene encoding forkhead box protein L2-like — MAEAAPGARRPPGASFTIESLLAERGGGGPGSPQPAPGARPPPEPGDKPAQSYIALISTAILSSPEKKLLLSDIYQWIMDNYPYFKNKEKSWRNSVRHNLSLNECFVKAGRSDNGKGHFWAIHPANLEDFAKGDYHRRRARRRIRRMAVNLGYYPPYALYGLSCCAGRCCPCCPPAPLRPPALPPLALPRPLPPRPRTWAGPRPPGPRPPFLL, encoded by the exons ATGGCggaggcagcgcccggcgcccgccgtcCGCCCGGGGCCTCCTTCACCATCGAGTCGCTGCTGGCGGAGCGGGGTGGCGGGGGtcccggcagcccccagcccgccccgggggcccggccgccgccggagcccgggGACAAGCCGGCCCAGTCGTACATCGCCCTCATCTCCACGGCCATCCTCTCCTCGCCGGAGAAGAAGCTGCTGCTCTCCGATATCTACCAGTGGATCATGGATAATTACCCCTATTTCAAGAACAAg GAGAAGAGCTGGCGCAACAGCGTCAGGCACAACCTGTCCCTCAACGAGTGCTTCGTCAAAGCCGGCCGCAGCGACAACGGCAAGGGCCACTTCTGGGCCATCCACCCCGCCAACCTGGAGGACTTCGCCAAGGGCGACTACCACCGCCGGCGGGCGCGCAGGCGCATCCGCAG GATGGCGGTGAACCTCGGCTACTACCCGCCCTACGCCCTGTACGGGCTGAGCTGCTGCGCGGGGCGCTGCTGCCCgtgctgcccgccggccccgctgcggccccccgccctgccgccgctcgccctgccccggccgctgccccccaGGCCGCGCACCtgggccggcccccggccccccggcccccggccccccttcctcctctag